The stretch of DNA GATACGCTCTGTGATGTCCAAGTGCTGGATGAGATGCTGTGGTCTCACACTCTCAATGTTGGATTACAGGTTTCAGTGTATTTGGCCTATCTTAACAGTGTCCTGAACCCTCTGCTCTATGTCTTCTCTGGGCAGTACTTTAAGAGGAAGGTTAGCATCATCTACAGAAGGGCTAGATATCCACGCAGAGGATCAGACATGACCGTGTATCAGCGCTCAGTTGTCTCTACTTACATCAATAGAACAGAACAAATCAAGACTGTGGTCATTTCTAAAGCTAAGGATTAAATAGACCCCTACTGATAACATCCTGTTTCGACTTCCTTTTGTTGCTTATGGTTAATGTGGTACAACAGGATGTGACTCTCAAACAGTTTTTCAATGAGACTTAACATAATCTTAATTCTATTACATAAGTTAAACAGCCCTATTAGAGGATATTTAACGCTGTACTTTGTAGAAATAATGGACACAAATAGAGGTAATTGATGTAACCCGCACAATACATGGAAGCGGATTTTATGATTATAGTCTCTCTAATGACACTTGCTTCTTGCATTGTGGACACAGAGTATGTATCTAAATTGTTTCTTTGACTGAGCGATATGGACTTTTCTGAGTTTGTCCCGTAAGGTTGTTTTATTAAGGACACAAATACAAGAGGTAGACTGCAAGCTtcattaaaatacatgtgagTGCAAAGTCCAAGCAATTAGAGCAAAGGAAGAGAGTTGTTGGGTAGGTGACCCAAGACCAGTAGAAAAGTGGAACTACCGAGGGACTGGCTCTGAGGTTATGTGGTCATTTCTCACAATGGTGACGACTGAAGGGGACTTAGGAACAGGTGGCACATCAGTCTACACTGAGGGAGAAATTGAGCCACATTTGTACATTAAGGAACAGGAGAAATATTTAGGAGATGCAGTTAGGCTGAGGTGCTGGACTACTGAGAGGTGTGACAGCAACAAATTTCTTGCCTCCTTATGAGTGGGTGGGTGGGACAGGGAATTGCCAGAAGATAACTCCACAGGATCTTAGGTAGCAGTGTTAGGTACTAAAGTGGCAGGTTCTTTCCTATCCAACTGCATGACTGACAGGAGGGTCAAATGTTGGCAGACCTTGTGGCTGGCTGAATACTGTCAGGTTTGGTCATTTGTTATCTGATGACTCAGGGAATTGACACATGACCATGATTAGGAGGAACTGAAGAGGGAAGGAGGATCGTAGGATGACACCAATGCAGTTTACAGCTTTATATTGGCACACAGTCAAATATCCACTCAAACATGATATGGGCTTGATGACATTATGCTCTCCATTAATGGACATGTTTTAATCATCTGTGGTATTGTCAATTTTTGTgcacttttgcattttgcagCATAGTTCtcaggatggaaaaaaaagaaaaaaaagaaatcaaaatcAAATGCAGCTACAACTAAAGCTCAGGGCCATGCCATCATCCTGTTCATTTGGGATTGGCCAGCCATGTATACATTGATATGAAGCCTTTATGTGATCATCTCATAAATGTGATATAATCTGTATTTAAACTTGCctgggtgtgtttttgtgtctacCTGCAACCTGTAAGTCATATTATCATGCCAGCTACAGCCAATAAAAGCTAAGATCaaattttaataatattaatatatttgaagttcagttttgtttacattttctgtgaAGTTCATATGTAACTTATTACAATGGCAATTTCCAGTCATATTATCCAAATTGAATAACATGAACATTCACTGTTAATTAGAGTGAGACTGTGTTTTGACCTGGTTTTAATCTTGTTTATGCCAGTGGCCTTGTTTTGATCATCCCATTTCCCTAGCTTGCAACGCCTTTGCTTCTATTGGACAGCCCTGGAAGAGTCAAGTGaaagtgtgaaagtgtgtgttttgtttgtgcctGTTCCAGCAAATGCTGTCTTGTCCTTGTTCTGTCGGTTGTCTTACTGTTTAATTTCACTCAAACATACATGGAGAAATTTCGACATTTCCATGCATTCTTAGATTTGTTTATTTGAACATGCATATTTCTATGTGTGCACAGCATAGATTCAATGGTTACCAGTCCAGTCCAGCACTCCTTGCTTGCCTGTCATCATGTTAATTCCCCTTCTTAAACAGCCTGGCATACTGAGGAAATAGTGTGGGCGGGGTtacaagctgctgcagctgtcttGCCTCCACCTAACAGTAGACTTTTTGAAAAGATTAACACTATAAGCACTACAGTGTAAAGCTGTGGTTATGCTttcagaacaatgatccaatcAAATAATTGAATCCCTATAGCTTTGGACATCATAGTATTTGTACATTTGTTAATGCAAGTCCGGCAGCCCTTCAATCCTTCCACTATTATTTTCCAAGCACATGCTTATTTTTTGTCTGGTGCCATGTGCTGTAGCTAAAGAATGTGAGGAGAGTGGGGGGGAACTACGAATAAAATAAATTCACAGATAGAAATCTCAGTCATATAGAGATGAAGAATCAGgatatgagaaaaaaatgtttatatttttgagTCCATTCAGACGTGTCTGGAATTTAGAGTGCATGCAGGGAACtgactttttttcctgtgtaaAGAGCTGATTGTCCTTCAGCCTTTATGTAAGAGTTGAGCAACAATCCTTCATTATTCTTATGCTCCAAACAGATTTTGGTGTGATATTGATAAATGTAGCAGTCAAATTCCTTAAAAAAATCAGGGGATAATCTCTGAGAAAACACTATTAATTACATGAATTCTGTGAATTCTGCACTCAGTAAAGAATGAAGAGAGGACAATAACAAGCAGAGGAGGGACAGAATGAAGAAAGGGGGTGGTAAGAGGGCGAGTCATCTGACATTGTTCTGACATCACTTTAATCAGTTTACTTTCTCCTTAAGCAAGTCAAGAGCCGGATAGAAGACAGTGGCAGAAGTTCCTGGAAGAGTGCAAGCGGGTGTTTGGACAGTTCTATTATCCTCTGCAGGGATGGCTCTCTCACCTACAAGGTATGCACACGCTTTATTTGGTGTGAACATGTTTCTTCTTTATTCCCTGTAGTTTTCAATGTTAGCAAGTGCTGTGAGCAACATAATTTAACATAGCATAACAAAGTTTTATGTCTCATCACATTAAGATATTCTGATGCAATGTGATAGTGTGAAGCCAAAATGGGTCTTCACTGAACACATGACACTGTTTAGAAAGCCAGTGTTTTAATTCAACATGTTTTGTCAGTGTTTACCAATACTTGACTTGAGTGGAGATAATAGATACAATTCTAGATAATATCTATACTACTTCTGGACAGATAGACtgattttattgctttttttaagAATTTATTCATCCTGTATTCATTGTATTTAATGTAGTAAGTCTTATTGCTGTTATGTGCAAATAAGTGCTCAAATAACAGTATTATTGATAAACAAATACAGGCAGGAAGATTGCCTGTCAGATGGTTATGTAAGCAACAAGGTTGTTAGAAAAATACAGAAGTTACATACAAACTAAATAtctaaaatgtgttaaatgtgatcaAATGTCATATCTTTCTAAAGCTAGTTTATACAATACCAGAGCAAAGATAACTTTATGTGGCAACAAGCTGTGTGGGAACAAGTATAATTTAGAGAATAATTCAACCCGCAAGTTGCTCATAACATCAAAGCAGACAGTTACTTGCCAACCACTGCTATGTAATAATGCTTTGTAGTAATTTAAGGAAATATAATTTTACCTTGGTAACTTGCTGTGCTAAGTATAACGTTTCTTGTGTTTCTGTACAGCATCCCTGCCAACCTCAGCAATGATTCTACACAGCAAGATTCCCCATGTTCTACTGACATACCCTATGTCAGTATGATTGCGACCTACATCGTGATCATCAGTGTGCTGGGAATCatctttaatgtgtttgtgctgatggTTTTCTTCTTCCACAAGAAGCCCTGCACCGTGGCTGAGATCTACTTGGGCAACCTGGCTGGTGCTGACCTCCTACTGACGTCCTTTTTGCCCTTCTGGGCTGTGTATGTAAGAAACAAATTCAACTGGACTTTGGGTAACACCATGTGTCGTCTGGTAAACACTGTCATCCATATGAACGCGAACTGCAGCAACTACTTCCTCGTCCTGGTTAGCATAGATCGTTATTTGGCACTGGTGCACCCGCTCTCCCATGAAACAATGCGAAGGCCTGGTTTTGCCAAATGTGGATGTCTTCTGGTGTGGGGACTTGGTTTGCTCCTGAGTGTCCCCACTATTGTCTACAGGAAAACAGCAACAAATTACTCTAATGTTACCATATGCTTTCTTGACATGGATGTTAAAGCATATCTGACATTTGAGTTGGTGCTCATAACATTTGGCTTTGTCATCCCtatttgtattatttctttCTGTACTGTCAAAATTATTATGGCTTTGAAAAACAGAATGGCCGACGGTGTACATGCTCAGAAAATGGAGAACAAGGCCACCACTCTGGTCCTGGTTGTCCTCCTGGCAttcttgatctgctgggtgccATTCCATGTTATGAGGATACTAAGCCTGCTTAGTAGGTATAAGATTGTGCCTGGGTGTGATTTTTTCCGCAACGTGGCATACAGCCGACAGTTCTTCAGCTACTTTGCCTTCTTTAACAGCGTTCTCAACCCAATACTCTACGTTGTTGTAGGGAAAAACTTTCGCAAAAAAGCAAAGGAACTCTTCAAGCAATGGAACACTAAGAGATTTACAACCACCATGACCTTATCCACCCGAACAACACAGATGAGCATGCTACAGCAGAAAACATCTTAAAATGATTGAGATTTGCAGGATGGAAATTCAGTCTGTTTCTAATGTTTTGTTAAGCTCAAACTTCACATCTAAGTTAACCACTTGGTAGACTGGTCATCTTTTTTATGACATGTAATAGCTtaaagaaatactttattttaaTCTCTGAAGCAGATGAGGATGCAATTCTAGAGAAGAGTGAGCAGCCCAGTGGATATCATGGGTGTGGCCATTGATCTAGCAGAGCTGTTTGTCATAACATCCTTGTAACTATTTGTACCATTTGTAGTGCCACTTTGCATGACATGTGACTCCACTCACATCCTAACAGCTGCTTCATTAGAGGCTCTTACATAATTAAATAGCATTACCACATGTGCTTCATACCACAGATGAATGTACATAAGCTAAGATAATGGAAGCAACTTAGAAAAGAGATGAGCAGACCTTATGATTGAGTATTGATGCTTTTAATGCAGTATTTTAATGGAAAGATCTTGTGCATAGtatgtctttctctgtgttgtgaTGTGGCATTACCAGCTTACTAATGTCTTACCAACACAACATTGTAAACCCATATAAtatctgttttgtgtgtgaagtAACTTTTGTCTGTAAGCTACCACAGTGTAGACATTTCCATGCCCATAACACTTGTCggtttttattgtttgtgttgtattCAAAGTCAGCGTGCTAAGTGATCTTTACACTAGTATTCATGCCATATCTTTATACTCTGTGAACATAGTTAAACACATATAACTCAGTGTAACTCCTGTGCCAGCATACATGTAAATGCAGACTACAGTAAGACCTAACGTGTTTGCTGAATACCAATAAACTCATACCGGTGAAATTTGATCTGAATGAGTACAAAATGTAGGAGGAGTGCACTGCTAAACCCCAGGTTAAACCCCTGTAAACAGGACTTTTAGCATGTTACATAAATATAGTGTTTTCCTTCAGTTTCAGCTACTCCAACAAGAAAAGCTGTGACCTCTAAATATTACCCTGAAAAGGATATTGGGGCCTCCTTTCCCTGTCTGGGAATACGCTTTGTACTGTCAACAGATTTGTGCTGAAATGTAAACAGCCAGATCGCTGTACAAATAACTTGTGTAATTctttctggacacacacacagcatgacagtgtacagctgtgctcctccatgcacacacacaaaatctacTGAATGTCAACACAAGTCAAGAAAAGAATCAGATGTCAGACAGTAAGATCCTTCTCTGAAACCTTTAACgtcacatgcagctgatcaccagcagatggcagaaTAAGCTTATTGTTTGATTTCTGTTTTATGGTGATGTGTCCTACTCAGAACTACAGGAtgaagtgggttcagatgatggatggatggatggatggatggatggatggatggatggtgacGTGTCCTTGGACAAGACACAAGTTGTCCCCATTTGTGTGTtggtgtatgaatgcatatgtgtatgttttttatgACTTCACATGGTCATAAAAAAGTCTGAAACCATAAACTAAACCTGTGCTCGCTGATGAGTCACATGTGACGTGTGAaccaacacagcacagaaatccacagtgttttatttacatCATGAGTGGAACTATTTACAGTGTACAGTAAGTATTGACTCACTTGTGGATcaagcccccagaggctgcagagggaactGTAGGCTTCAGTTCTCAGGCCGGAGGGTTGCTGCTTGGTATGGAAGCATAAAAAAGAGGCCCGACACTGCCTTGTTACATTTGAATAACTAATACAGTCAAGTCTCCTTCATACTGTCTGCTGATCAGTCTTTGAATGTCTGCAGAACAGTTTGTGCAATTTGGCTCACAGATGAAGATTTGCTCTACAATGACATTCAACATTCCTTCTTTTCAAacattcctttttttctctgattTCACATAAAATTATTGAACCTCATCttttttcatcttcattttAGCCTTAACCAATTTTTAGAGCTTCATTCCACTAAACTTCAATTATAACTGTTTCTTCATCCACTTTTGAATTAATTCCGCAGTTTTCTGTCAGGACATTAAAGATGGAATGAAGAACAAAAGTCAGTTGGCAGTTAGGCAAAAACAGACTCCTTTAA from Parambassis ranga chromosome 22, fParRan2.1, whole genome shotgun sequence encodes:
- the LOC114427714 gene encoding B2 bradykinin receptor-like, which gives rise to MALSPTSIPANLSNDSTQQDSPCSTDIPYVSMIATYIVIISVLGIIFNVFVLMVFFFHKKPCTVAEIYLGNLAGADLLLTSFLPFWAVYVRNKFNWTLGNTMCRLVNTVIHMNANCSNYFLVLVSIDRYLALVHPLSHETMRRPGFAKCGCLLVWGLGLLLSVPTIVYRKTATNYSNVTICFLDMDVKAYLTFELVLITFGFVIPICIISFCTVKIIMALKNRMADGVHAQKMENKATTLVLVVLLAFLICWVPFHVMRILSLLSRYKIVPGCDFFRNVAYSRQFFSYFAFFNSVLNPILYVVVGKNFRKKAKELFKQWNTKRFTTTMTLSTRTTQMSMLQQKTS